The following is a genomic window from Deltaproteobacteria bacterium.
ACGGCGTGATCTTGGCGACGACAACATCCCCGTTCGCGAAGTACGTGTATCCTGAGCCAACGTCAGCCAATGGTTTGATTCTGGAGAGATCCAGTCCGCCATACTCGCCGACAGCTTCCATTGGCACGAATGAGACCTCAGCGTCATGTGCGAGTCTGCGCGCTGCGAGCGGCGACGGATTCAGCTCAACGCCGAACTTCAGCCGCTTCACCTCCCAGTGCGCCGGAATTTCCCGCAGCCACTCGACGCCGGAGTCCTTGTAGGTCGGGTATGGCTTGAGGCGTCGCAGCGCGCTCATTGCCACGGACCTCCCGGCGGCCACGCGCCTGCGCTGGTTCCCTTGCCGCGCAGGTCGTTGAGCACCGGCGAGAGGAAGGCATGCAGCACGCGCGCGCACTCGTCGGCGAAGTCGGCCGGAACGTCGATCCGTGCGCGGCGGACGAACGCGCGCACTTGTGCCGGACGCGAGGGGTTGTCCCAGTAGTCCCGCGTGAGCGCGAGCGGCGCATCCTGCGGAATCGACGTATGGCGGCGCTCGAACGTGCGCCGCACTGCCTCAGTGAGCGTCGCGCGGTCGAACGCAAATCGCGATGCAAGGTAGTGCAGGTCGAAGAAATCCTTGATCCGGCTGTTGCGATCACCGAGCACCACCATCGCCTCGAACTTCTCTGCCACCACCGTCTCGCGGGGATAGGCGAACAGCTCGGGCGCGGGAAAGTCGAGGAGCGTCGGGAAGATGCAGGGCTGCGGCGGTGGCCAGACCTCGTCGGCCACGCCCATATCGATCTGCAGCATCAGGCGCGCTTGCCCGCAGCGCGCGCGCAGCGTGGCGCGGGTGCCGGCGTACTCGTCCTCGGCGCGAATCGCTTCGAGGCGAAGGCGTTCGCCGTCGAAGTCGATGCCGTCGGGTGGTGCCGGTGTGGCGACGATCATCTGCAGGTCGTGACGGATTGCGTCGAACGTGCCGTCGCCCCGGCGCAGCAGGTCGAGGTCGAGCGTCGCCCGGTAGGGCCGCTCC
Proteins encoded in this region:
- a CDS encoding nucleotidyl transferase AbiEii/AbiGii toxin family protein, yielding MTRAGMANLAASVAARLLNRARQTGDDYQTLLTSYCLERFLYRLAVSDRRDRFVLKRAMLLRLWSERPYRATLDLDLLRRGDGTFDAIRHDLQMIVATPAPPDGIDFDGERLRLEAIRAEDEYAGTRATLRARCGQARLMLQIDMGVADEVWPPPQPCIFPTLLDFPAPELFAYPRETVVAEKFEAMVVLGDRNSRIKDFFDLHYLASRFAFDRATLTEAVRRTFERRHTSIPQDAPLALTRDYWDNPSRPAQVRAFVRRARIDVPADFADECARVLHAFLSPVLNDLRGKGTSAGAWPPGGPWQ